Genomic DNA from Caloenas nicobarica isolate bCalNic1 chromosome 3, bCalNic1.hap1, whole genome shotgun sequence:
GCTGTGCTAGGTGGCATAACttaatgtcattctgagcaaCAACCTTTGCATAATGATAGGCTGCTTAACCAGGCCATTGGTATTTCATTTGTCACAAGAACcttaacatttcattttagcTGGAGCTTTATGGACATAAATATGGGGTCAGTCGTCGTCTCAGAGGGAGGTGATCTGACTGTCTCATGTATTTTGATACTGACCAAAAACTTGTCTGCAAGGTTTTTCAGTGCAGTGCTTGGCCCAGCAAGTTGGAGCTCAACCTGAAGTAGAGTGGGATGGTGGCACATGAGGCACCATGGTCCAGGAGAAGGTCGGCATGCGTGATCTTTCTTGGTGAGAAAGATGTCTGGCTCAAGATTGCCAATGTCTCCATGGCCACTAATATTGAAAGGAGGCCAGTTACCACCATGGTGGCTGAAACATTGACGGGGGACCAAAGTAGAACTGCGGTAGCAGGTAGAGGTGTCCTTGTGCAGCTTAAGGATCTTCTGACATGTATCTGAATGCAGGGTCTGCATACCTTCAATCCAAGGAGACCCAAAGTCTGCAGAAGTTGAAAGGAGTAACTTCCCTGAGCTCAGATGGTGTTGGCTCCCATTcctggtgctgtgctggatcCTGATATTCCATCTTTTATATGCAGAAGTGGGGTAGTCATCTGTAGAACCCAGAAGAAACAGGTTGACTGACACAGACCTCTTTCATTACTGAGCTTAAGGAGTGCTTAAGAACAGTATTTTCATAGAAGCTCAGGTGCTTTTAATCCCCTGATGGTTCCTGAAATGCAGAGTACTCCTCTCAGAGTAGTGCAGCAGCATCAAAATGCCTGTGGAACAAACAAACTGGCACAAACTCTTCTTGGTGCTTCTGTGAAGACTGCCTTTACTGGCTTGTTCTGCTTCCATAGAAGTGTGAGTCAGTGGCACGTTCAGTTTACCATGGATGGTGACACATCTGCCTTGAGCAATGGGGAAAGCTGGAACAAGTcaggcttggaaaaaaacagctctGTCTCTTGCTTGATGATATCATTGCAGGAACATGACACCTTTGCAGCTCTGAGGCTGGCTCTTCTCCGGTATGGATGTaccctttttctctgaaaataagacctaccccaaaaataagccctagcatgattttccaggatttttgaggatgctcaaaatataagccctactccaaaaataagccctagttacggttcattttaaaagtaaatttaaatagtgtccaggcagctctacatgtaaaaaagtagtaagttttggagcaaaaactAATGTAAGACCCTCTCTTATTTGGAGGGAAACAGGGTATTGCCCACACTGGAGGAAGCAGGAGCATTTACAGCAGTATCCAAAGATCTTGTCAGGGCAAGATTGGCTTTTTTGGTGACAGGAGAAAGGGGCTGTGGCTCCCTAAGAAGGAGGAAACTCTCTCTGCACAACTCCCAGAGCCTGAGTGTGCTTCCTGTGTCTTACTCACACTTCTTTTGGGACAGACTACAGGATATAGAATTGGAGAACAGTGTCTGGTCTCCTGAAGGTCTTGAGGAAGTCTTTGCTTTAGCGTAAAGCCCTGGAGTAAAACAGCCTAAGGAAAAGGAATTGAGCTGGAGTGCACCACAGCTGTGCATTTTCAAGGCAGGTTTTGTTTGGCCATGTTGGTGGAACAGATGTTTCTGCATGGCACAAGTGTCAGGAAGATTTTGctgaagttatttaaaatgctattcCACAGCTAACTGCCCTGTCCCTTTTCTGGAGCAAACTTCTCTCATAGTAGGGCTACTGGAAGATAACTCATGTATGGCCCTGACACGTATACAAAGGTTGGTATCTCAGTGTAAACATCTGATGAAAGTGATTGCAAAGCCTTGGTGTAAATCCGATTCCTTTAAATCTGAGTCTGCTTTGTGGCAGTAACCTTTGCAGATGAGATAATAACCTCCTAAGCTTCTGGGTCTCTCTGCTCTGTCACTTAGACCTTCTCATCTAGCTTGCTTAGAAATCAGTGCTGTAAAAGAATAAGCACATGGGGCAGCTCATTTTGCTGCTCTGAGGTACGGACTGAAAAATTGAGCAGTAAGTGATTGTAGTTAGCCCTGTACAAGTTTGAGGTCTCCTTATCTAGCTGCTGCTGGTTAAACCTCGTCTTGGTTCTGTGCGCTGCATACATGCCTCCCCCAGCTGTCAGTGGGTCCTGGAAGTCAGTCAGGTTGTGAAATTCGGTACAACTGGTATAGAAAGGCCTTCCAGGTCCTTAACATGGAGCTGCTGACATGAAGAGAATGCAAAGTGAGGAGTCTGTTAGTCAGCAATGCTTCCTATTTTAGTGGTAGGCAGTTTGTTCCCTGTGCAATTTGAGAAGTAGGAATGCGAGAGGAAATATTTGCATAGCAAAGCTTTTGAGCAAATGGCAGATCTCTGTCTGAGAATCACTGGGCACTGTGAAGCTCTGGTGGAATGCAGCCTGTGTAGCACTGTGTGCGTGAAGGTCTCCTCAGCGTGCGGCCTGTCCCTCCGTGTGCAGACCATTAGGGAACTCTTTTTCAGATGAAGCTGAGTATCCTCATATGCAGATGAACCAAAACAGTATGTCATGCACTGGGCCCAGTACTTCCAGGATACTGGAGAAAGATCTGAAGCTGAAGGAAGCCACTCCTTCAGCTTGTTTGTAGCACTCCTGTGTGAACCCATACCTCTGAAGCACCAGCTTTGCTTGTCCCAGAACCTCTTAATGTCACTGCTGGGattgttgctttttctccagCATCTGGGGCTGGTAGGAAcaattttctcttctcccctttTGCCCTAAATCTTTActagaaagatttatttttatttaattgcctTCGTAGCCTGGAACAGACGTCAGAGcctcagccagctctgcaaGGATCTGAACTCCCTGGAGTGAATTGGTAAACAGTTAACCTTGTAAATTCTAGGAAAGGAGCAAAGACATTGGCTTTTTGACTGCTGCATGTCATGATGATTAAATGGTATTTATCTCCAGTTCTTTAGGTCAGTGCTAGCAGTGTCCTCCTGCTGCAAGATGAGCTCATTTGGCTTTAGCTCTGCTCCTTTCTTTGGTGCTCATAACTCTGTTAGCTGGAGGGGATGATGGATGCTGCTATTTCAGTGTGACTTTCTTGCTATAATGTTACAGTAAACACATTGCCGCAGCTGTAAACATAAGGCTAATCTGTCTTTCTTAGAAGGTGCTTGTCTCCTTTCCCACTGTGTTGGTTGCAACGAGCTCATGTGTTGCAGTAAATGCTACCAACAGTTTTACATAAAACATGCTTCCGAACAAGCCTGTTTGGATAGAGTGGTCCAAAAGATCTTGCTGCGTTTTCCTTGAGAGAACAGCAAGAGCATGTTGGGTTTGTCAGCCTGAATAATGCCAGGTTCACCTGGCtttaacttttgtttctttgacaAACGCGGAATTGACTCTGTGAGGTGACTGAGATGAAGCCCTTTGTGCCAGGGGCTTGAAGGGTCACACATGGGAGACTATTCTGTGATGTGCTTACTGCCTGCATGACTCTCTGCACAGACCTAAGCTGATCTCACCCCCAATGTGGCATGTAGAAAGGCCGATGACATCTGTTACTGAGCACCAGGCTGTCCTGCTGGCTGAAGGAAGAAACAGGGATCTGTTCAGCCTGTTCTGGGCCCCGGCTGTCTGGAGCGTACTGCCTGGTTGGAAGCCTTTGGCATTGTGTGAAGCACCCAGCTGAAGCAGAAAAGGGACTGAGAACATTGCTAACCCCTTTGAGATGCAAAGAGCCGCTGCTCCTGGCTCCTATTGCCCTCTTACAAACTTAGCTGTGGCTTGGCTTTCCTGCTTTGTGGACAGCTTCAGCCACCAGAGTTGGCTTTCTTTGACATCTGGCTGTCAATGGTGGCTTGTGTGATGGATGAATGTAGCACCATACTACATCCATCTGTGGCCCTACTGGTGCTTTCATttgagcactttttttttccctgctaagACACTGCTGCCCCCAAAGGTAAGGTGAAGCACAGCTGCCTTTCCAGCAGTGGATGCTTAATTTGAACTGCTGCTGGGCAACCTGCTCATCAGAAGTGATGTTTCTGAAGCAGAACTTGAGACTTGCCCAGCCTGCAAAGGTTTGCATTGGGATTACTTGGAGCAGAGACCTCAGCTATGCTGTTAATAGAACCACCTGTCTTAAGATCGCTGGACCTTGGCCTGGAGCCTTTCACTGGCCTTTCTTGACTGAATGGTTGTTATGAAGGCTGAAAGTGCAGGAGTTGCAATATTGCTGCAGAAAGGCAACAACTATCAGAAGAAAAGGGGTGTTTGTGGAAAGAAAGTGTTAGGTCAGGGTCCTATCCATTTAAAAGTGCTGGTCTGTGTATAACTAAACATTGCTGTTTTAAGGGAGCAGTTACCCATATCTTTCCAAATAAGAGCCTTAGCCCAATGTAAGCAATAATCTGCCCATGTATGAAGAGTGAAGGCTGAAGGAATGGTAGATGTCCACTTAGAGCAGACCATCATTCTATTAAACTTAGGTATAAACTGTGGTCCGACAGAAATTAAATGTCTTATATTAGCTGGAATGAAACTACATTGTTTAACCTCAGCAAAAATATGCTTTGGGAATATGATTGGATTTGTCTTGACATTTGCCATGATATCCTTTCATAGTATAGATTAGCTTTTGATTAAAGTAGAAGCACTAGAGTGTGTCATTTCTGGCCTGTGAGTGTGTTTTAAGACAACCTTATCTCTACTCTTGTCTTGAAGAAAGAACAAATCTACCTCACACATTCCTGGCAGATACGTCTAACCTGTTCTCTAGCACTGGAGACTCTTAagacttttttgtttggttggtttttttccccgtgGAACTGTGTCTGTATCCCCAGGCAAAATATCTCATTGTTATAAACCTTTCCTTGGTGTTGTTGTCACATGTGCTGTGCTTCAGACTTGCTAACATCATAGCTGCATGAAAATTCATCACAGAATAAAGCAAGTCCAACAGAGCTTCCTAGGTGTTTTCACACTGCTTGGAAACTTCAACCAGAGGATGGATGGTGCTCTGCTGAATGAATGACAACACACTCTCATCTGCAGTTTAGTTTTAGAAAAACAGATGTACAACTGGATAGCAATAAATTCAGTCAAGGCAGGTCTTGTCTTTGTCACTCAGATTTTGAGCATCTTTctcagggagaaaaacaagcatGTGCTTTGCAAGAAAAGCTTTGCAGTGATTCTGTACAGCTGTTTCCCACTTCAGTTTTGGCCTCAACAGCAAGGAAAAACTCGTGGTGGTGGTAGATCCCCAAAGTCAGGCTTTCATGGGGGAAGGTGAGTCAGCGACAGAGAGCAACAGGGACATGTGCTTTGTGTAACCAAGGCGTTATCCAGACCTCAAAATAGCATCTCAGCATCTACAAATAAAAGGAGTATTGGTGACAAAGTTTAGGTGGCTGCTGGTTGGTCTCAGCATTGTGGGCCATGATGGGACAGAACACCATCTTTTTGTCTTCACCCTTTATCCTGTGAAAAGTACTGCTTGCTAGGTAATCATACTTTAGTTGGAAAGCCCCTGTAAGGATTTCCCCCACCCAGGAAATCTCTCTATTTAGCATGTACTCTACTTTTGCACAATTTTACTCAGTAATCCAGGAAAATGGGCTTGATGGCTCTGTCTGGTTCCACTCTTTGCAGACAGGAGCTGGCCCTGGATGCATGAGAGGTACCACACTGCTTATACTGGTCACCCTGCCTCAGCTAGCTCTGCACAGAGGAAGCCTGTACATCTGAGGggacaaggcagagctggtctGAAGGTGACTATCTAGCTAGAGATGGCCAAGAATGACCTGCAGTTACTGGGTACCCCAAAGGAATTGGACACATACctgttgcaggttttttttccactggaagtTACAACTGTCCAGGCTGCAGTGCTCCCTCTTCTCACACACAGTGCGTCCAATTTCCACATGGAGCATGTATTTCAGCCCTCTGACAATCTAGAGAAAATAGTTTCATTCTTTAAAGTAAGGGCAGGGAAAAGGGATGTCAGAATTTTGGCTAAGAATTAAGTGCCACATCTGTGaattgtgtgtggtggtgtggaCAGAAGTATTTTATGTTGAATTACTGGGGAATGGGGGCCCTCCTGTGAAGCAGTTGAATGGGATAGAGGGACATGTGCTGTTTATCTTTAGGCATGCATAGCAATTCTGAGAAGGATCAGGGCTCCCATGTCTTGTGTGCTGTGTAGGAGGGTCAATGGTAAATGGTTTGGAGGACCCCCAGAACTCTGGGCTCTTCTTACCTGTACCATGGCTCTGTTTATTTGTGATTCCTTAAACAGAAAGAGGTCATTGGAACTGTTGTTGTATCTGTAAACCCCAAAGCGAGCTGCCTTGCGGACCCCAGGATTGTCAGTGTTCACTGGGACAGGGGAGCCAGGTTTCATGGTCGAATGAGGTGGCGGTACATACATAGCTGAAACAACACAAAATGTGAGTGCAAAACACATCAGGTGCCTGAAGGAGTGGGAGTTTCAGCCCTCTGAAACAATGCTAAACCTTCTTACTTGTCCCATGCACTTGTGCTTAGAAGGGCTCTGCTCATATCCATTATAAAGTAGTTTTCCTTTATGTGTTTGAAATGGTGAAACAATCCTGTGGAATGAAGTGACAGAAAGACACTGCTAGAAGTGGTAGCAGAGCTCAAACTGACTTAGAAGAAGCCAGGGTTATCATAAATATTATTTAGAATGTCTCTGCTATGGCTCCCAACTTGTAGAAGGTCCAACTTTGAATATAGTTATGAAGCTAGATCATGTTGTCAGGAGTACAGCATAATTTTGATAATGTATCAAACActggctggcagagccctgctgTTCCTGGTTGGCATGCCAAGTTTAACTTGCAGACATAAGTCTTTCCCACCCCCCTTTAATCCTTTGAAGGCATCATAAAGTTTTTATTTAGGGGAATTTTGGTCGTGATAAAGGTAGGGGGAAAGACACCCTCTCTCTACATATTGACAAAGGAGAGTGTATCCCTGTTCTCCAACTGGGCAGGGAATGGCCTGGGGCAGAACTTGGACTCCACTGTCCTGGAGAATGAGCTGCTTTGGGTCTCGAAGTGCTGTTGTCCTGACGCAAGTGACAAGGACCATCTTATTATCACAGCCATGAAGTGGAGGAACAAGGTATGTAGGAAATGGAGACTGGGGGGTGGAGCAGGGAGCCCAAGAGCTTTCAAGCTCGGGCAATTCTTTCTACACAGTCCTTATTACTATATATTCTTACTTGGTTGTATAGCTATGCCTTGCttgttttttcagtaatttaaaagaaGCTCAAAGCTTACAATTGATGTCATTATTTCCTCCTGTTTTACATTTGCCTTCCCCtccattttcccctttctgcaatagaaacaagagaaagaaatgctcATCTTGCGCAAGTTCCTGTGCAGCCACTGATGCCAAGACCTGCCGGTGCAGGATGCAGCCCTTAGAGTTCATGTGCTGTGTGTGTAGGCAGTGAGCCTGTGGTACATGTACACACAAATGTGTGCACAGAGCTTCTACTAAATTTGCTGTGAAAGTCAAGCTTTTTATCACCTCCAGGTTTTTTTCATAGCTAGATATCTCATAGAGGGATGCATGGAGCATAGACTCTGTTTTTAAGCCAGTTTGTACTGCGAAAACCCAAGCAGAAGAGGGAGGGGCAACCTGATGACCcagagtttatttaaaaaaataaaacaaaatcccaGCATTGCATGCCATCATTGCCATAGAAGGCTGCAAAAATTCAGCTTTCGGGTTGCTGACGTATGTCCTAGTTACACCATCACATCCTGCCCCACAGGTGGTAATGGCTGCACCCCCTTGTAACAACTGCTCAGGGATTAAAGTGTTGACCTGCAAAGGAGAGACTCAGTTCCACGTCCTTCCTCAACCCAaggatagaatcacagaataattttggttggaagagacccttaagatcatcaggTCTAAACATAACCTAAATATAGCACTAAATCCTGTCCgtaagagcctcatctatgtcttttaaacacctccaggaatggcgacaaccgcttccctgggcagcctgttccaatgcctgacaaccctttctgtgaagaaatgtttcctaatatccaatctgaaccttccctggtgcaacttgcggccatttcttcttgtcctatcgcttgaTACTCAGGAAAgaagaccaaccccctccatgctgcaacctcctttcaggtagttgtagacagcaataaggtctcccctcagcctccttttctctaggctgaacagccccaattccctcagctgctcctcatcagacttgtgctccaagcccttcatcagcttcatcacccttctctgcactctctgcagcacctcaatgtctttcctatagtgaggggcccaaaactgaacacagtatttgaggtgcagcctcaccagtgctgagtacaagggagacgatcacttccctagtcctgctggccacactgttcctgatacaagccaagatgctgttgacctttttggccacctgggcacactgctggctcatattcagatggctgttgatcaacaccccctagatccctttctgccaggcagctttccagctgctgttccccgagcctgtagtgttgcataGGGTTGTtttgacccaagtgcaggacctggcacatGTTGAACATCGAACAATttgcctcagcccaatgatccagctggtcaAGATCCcactgtagagccttcctatcctccagcagatcaacactcccacctaacctggtgtcatctgcaaaattGTCCAAATGTCCAAATT
This window encodes:
- the LOC135987688 gene encoding cystatin-F-like, with translation MAVNFTCSFATLCCCALWGFTRSSDAMYVPPPHSTMKPGSPVPVNTDNPGVRKAARFGVYRYNNSSNDLFLFKESQINRAMVQIVRGLKYMLHVEIGRTVCEKREHCSLDSCNFQWKKNLQQMLRCYFEVWITPWLHKAHVPVALCR